A region of the Ornithinimicrobium ciconiae genome:
GTGTCCTGCCACGGACCGCAGGAAGTCTCCCGTCGCGGCGGTGCGAGCGGTAGCCTCGAGCCCACCGGCATCCGCAGGCCGTCGTTCCCGAGGAGCTCTCCATGCCCGTCGCCGTCGCCCACCACTCGACCCCCGCCGGGCAGGCGGCCGTGCGAGCCGCCCTGGACTGGGCGGCCGTCCATCAGACCTCGGTGCTCGTCCTGCACGTGGAGGGCACGGGAAGCGGTGACACGCGCGACACCCAGGCCAACCCGGCCGGAGTGCGCGAGGCTGAGCAGGACCTCACCGAGATCACGCAGCAGCTCACCGGCACGGTCCCCGACTGGACTGTGGTGTCCACGGCCTCCGGGGGCGACATCGCCTCCGCCCTGCTCGACCTGGTCGTCGAGCACGGCGCAGACGTGCTCGTCATCGGCTCGCGCCGGCGCAGTGCGGTGGGCAAGCTGATGATGGGCAGCACGGTGCAGCGCGTCCTGCTGGACAGCCCGGTGCCGGTGCTGGTGATCAAGGACAGCTGACGTCACTGCCACCGGTGCTGTCCTCAGGTGGGAGACGTATCGTGGACAGGTGCGCAGCAAACGGGTCGCCCAAGGGGTGACGACGCTCCGACGGTCTCCTAAGGAGGACCGTGAGGCCAGGTTGCGTACCTACCTCATCGCGATGGCGGTCCGCACGGTGTCCTTCCCGCTGGCCGTCTGGGCGCTGCTGAGCGGCTGGGTCGTCCCGGGCCTGATCCTGGCCGCCGCCGCCACCTTCCTGCCGCAGATCGCGGTGACCATCGCCAATGTCGCCGACAACCGGACCACCGGGACAGGCACGGTGACCTCACCCACGCAGGCACTGCCACCTGGACCCGGTGTGCAGCACCCGCCGGGAGAGACGCCGCACGGGCCATCCCAGGGGCAGGCTCAGCAGTCCGACGAGCGGCCTGAGCACGGTCAGGACACGCAGGACACGCAGGGCCAGCAGGACGGTCAGGACACGCAGGACGAGCAGGGTCAGGGGCACGATGCTGGTCTGTAGTTCGAAGGGCTGTCGCGAGCGCGCGGCATACGGGGTGGTGTGGAACAACCCCAAGGTGCACACTCCTGAGCGACGCAAGGTCTGGCTGGCCTGCCCCGACCACCGGGGCAGCCTCAGTGACTTCCTGAGCCTGCGCGGCTTCCTCATTGAGGTCCTGCCGGTCGAGTCTCTCGGCGAGCGGGACGGCTGAGGTGCTGCGGACCCTGCTGACCCGCCGCTGGCTCGTCGCGCTGGCCCTGGCTGTCCTCTTCGCGGTCGTCGCCGTGCTGCTCGGCAACTGGCAGCACTCCCGGCACGAGGAGAAGGTCGCGGCGCGGGACCGGGTCGAGGCGCACTACGACGCCACGCCGGTGCCCCTGGAGACGGTGCTGCAGGACGGTCCACTCGACCCCGACCAGGAGTGGACCCGGGTGTCGGCGCGTGGCAGTTATGTGCCCGCCGAGCAGCTCTTCGTCCGCAACCGCCCGCTCAACAAGACCTACGGTTACGAGATCGTGGTC
Encoded here:
- a CDS encoding universal stress protein, which produces MPVAVAHHSTPAGQAAVRAALDWAAVHQTSVLVLHVEGTGSGDTRDTQANPAGVREAEQDLTEITQQLTGTVPDWTVVSTASGGDIASALLDLVVEHGADVLVIGSRRRSAVGKLMMGSTVQRVLLDSPVPVLVIKDS
- a CDS encoding DUF3099 domain-containing protein, with product MRSKRVAQGVTTLRRSPKEDREARLRTYLIAMAVRTVSFPLAVWALLSGWVVPGLILAAAATFLPQIAVTIANVADNRTTGTGTVTSPTQALPPGPGVQHPPGETPHGPSQGQAQQSDERPEHGQDTQDTQGQQDGQDTQDEQGQGHDAGL